Sequence from the Archangium lipolyticum genome:
TGGTGCAGATGGTGGCCTCGGTGGGGCCGTAGACATTCACCACGCGCAGGTGACGCGCCCAGAGCCGGACCCGCTCGGGAGGACAGGGCTCGCCTCCAATGACGAGCACGCGCAGCGTGGGGGGCCGTGCCTCCGGCTCGAAGGCCCGCAGGAGCGACGGGGGCAGATCCGCGTGCGTGATGCGCCATCCGGCCAGCAGCGACATCAGCCCGGGTCCGGGTTGGAGCGCATGCGCGGGGGGCAGGCAGAGCGTCGCGCCGGACAGGAGCGCCGTGCCGATGTCCGACAGCGACGCGTCGAAGCTCGTTGACAGGTAGAGGGTGGCGCGGCTCGTCTCGTCGAGCGCGAAGGCGCGGATCTGCGCGAGCAGCAGGTTGACCAGCCCCGTGTGCGGCACGAGCACGCCCTTGGGCGTCCCCGTCGTCCCCGAGGTGTAGATGACGTAGGCCAGGTCGTCGGGGCGCGGCGGCTCGCCCGGAAGCTCGTCGGCCGGGGCTCGCTCCGGGACGTCCTCGAGCAGGACGATACGGGACTCCAGGCCCTCGACCCGGGGCTCCACGCCTCGACGTGCCAGGACCAGCCGGAGCCCGCAGTCGCGCGCCATGAAGCCGAGCCTCGTGGCGGGCAGCGTGGGCTCCAGCGGCACGAACGCCGCTCCCGTGCACCACACCCCGAGCAGGGCGATGACGTACTCGGGGGACTTCTCGATGAACAGCCCGACGATGTGCTCGGGCCCCGCCCCGAGCCGCCTCAAGTGCGCGCCGAGCGCGGTGGCCCGTTGGAGCAGCTCCGCGTAGGTGACGCGGGTGTCCTCCGACTCCAGTGCGACCCGGTGCGGGTGCGCGGTGGCGATGGCGCGCAGGTGCTCCAGGAAGGTACCGGCGGGCGGGCTCAGGGTGAGCCTCCAGCGGAGGCCGCCGTGGGAGGGAGGTAATCCTCGAGCGCCGAGCCGGTCGAGCGGTTGTCCACGTCGGGAGCGCCGAGGCCCCGGCGGTGGTCCTCGAGATGGACGACACGGAAGTCGACGCTGAAGCGCGTGCGCCCCGAGATGTGAGGGCGCGTGCCGTGCAGGTGCGCCGCGGAGAAGACGAGCACCTCGCCCGCCCGGCACGCGAAGCCGAGCTCCCGCATCCCGTCGAGTGGGACGGTGGCCGTGGGATACTCGGCGTTCACCTTCCGCTTCGGGTTCTGCCACCCCGCCTGGGCCAGCCACGTCCGGTAGTCGAAGGCGGCGGAGGAGTTGGGCACCGGCCGCTCGAAGACCTCGGGGAAGAAGGTGAACGTCTCCTCCTCCGAGGCGTCGTGGAGCGCGAGCCACCAGTTGAGCTGCGTTCGCGGGTTGGCGTACCAGGTGTCGCGGTGGACGAAGTAGGCCGGAGCGGCGGCGGGAATCTCATGTCCGCGGTGCAGCACGCCGCGCAGCCGGGGCACGT
This genomic interval carries:
- a CDS encoding phytanoyl-CoA dioxygenase family protein — its product is MSPDTPSPFRIQTQPPSDPEAFRRALYAGALYKLAPGEASLRLVREVNGLLAETFRDVGDVREAQFHLPPAEHLERLGRVRRVLAGDARLHQGARAVLAAAGLEPGEYAIDVPRLRGVLHRGHEIPAAAPAYFVHRDTWYANPRTQLNWWLALHDASEEETFTFFPEVFERPVPNSSAAFDYRTWLAQAGWQNPKRKVNAEYPTATVPLDGMRELGFACRAGEVLVFSAAHLHGTRPHISGRTRFSVDFRVVHLEDHRRGLGAPDVDNRSTGSALEDYLPPTAASAGGSP